The nucleotide window CCCTGGAATTGGTCTCAATGGTACAATTCCAGCATCTTTATCAAAGCTAGATCAGCTAATTTTTCTGAATCTGTCGTTCAACCATCTTGGAGGTAGATTGCCTGTGGAATTCTCCAATTTGAAGCTCCTGAGGATCCTTGATTTGAGCCATAACATGCTTTCAGGACCGGTTTCAGCAGCGATTTCCGGTTTGCAATCCATTCAAGTGTTGAACATTTCCAGCAATTCATTTGATGAGGACATGCTCAAGCTTGGTGAGTTTCCTCAGCTCCTTGCTCTCAACATGAGTAACAATTCATTCAATGGCAGGTTCAATTCCAGAATTTGCAGTTCCTCAAAGGGTCTTCAAACCCTTGATTTATCTGCAAATCATCTTGTTGGTGGTCTTGAAGGCTTGGACAATTGCGCCAAATCTCTTCAACAGTTGCATTTGGATTCAAATTCATTCACTGGCACTCTTCCAGATTCATTGTATTCATTTTCAGCATTGGAGCAATTCTCAGTCTCAGCCAACAATCTCTCTGGCCAGTTAAGCAGGGAATTAAGTAAGCTCTCTAGCCTAACAGCTCTTGTTGTTTCGGGGAACCGGTTTTCCGGGGAGCTCCCGAATGTGTTTCAGAGCCTCTTGAACCTAGAACAATTGGTAGCACATGCCAATTCATTTACTGGACCATTGCCTTCTTCCTTGGCTTTTTGCTCAAAGCTTAAGGTGCTTGATCTTAAGAACAACTCTTTGTCTGGTCAAATTGATCTTGATTTCACTGGCTTGTCTAATCTTAGCACACTTGATCTTGCTACTAATCACTTCAATGGATCCCTTCCGAACTCGTTGTCCAATTGCCGTGAATTGAAAGTCTTAAGCCTTGCTAGGAATGGGCTAACTGGTCGAATTCCCGAAAGTTATGCCAATCTCACTATGCTTTCTTTTGTGTCTATCTCAAATAACAGCTTAGTTGACTTATCCGGGGCTCTATCTGTTCTGAAGCAGTGTAAAAACCTCACCACTCTTATCTTCACAAAGAATTTCCATGGTGAGGAAATCCCGCAAAATGTAACGCTAGGATTCGAGAGCCTTTTGATTTTGGCATTCGGAAATTGTGGTCTTAAAGGCCAAATTCCTCCATGGATATCAAATTGCAGGAAATTGGGAGTCCTTGATTTGTCTTGGAACAATTTGAATGGTAGTATTCCCTCTTGGATTGGTCACATGGACAGTTTGTTCTACTTGGATTTGTCGAACAATTCTCTGACCGGAGGAATTCCGAAAAGCTTGACAGAGTTGAGGGGCCTCATGTCGACGAATTGTACCCGGCCGAATCTCACGGTATCCTCTGGCATTCCACTCTTTGTGAAGAGAAATAAGAGTGCTAGTGGACTACAATATAACCAGGCCTCGAGTTTCCCTCCATCAATTTTGTTGAGCAATAACATGTTGAGTGGAAGTATATGGCCTGAAATCGGTCACTTGAAAGATCTTCATGTCTTAGATTTGAGCAGGAATAACATTTCTGGTACCATTCCTAGCACTATCTCAGAGATGGAGAACTTGGAAATGTTGGATTTATCTTACAACGACCTTGTTGGATCAATCCCTGAATCATTTAACAACCTCACATTCTTGTCGAAGTTCAGTGTGGCATATAATCGATTGCAAGGAAAAATTCCAGATGGAGTACAATTTTATAGCTTCCCTAGTTCAAGCTTTGAGGGCAACTTGGGGCTTTGTGGATCCATTGATTTACCCTGCAAAAATGTCCCAAGTTTAAAGCCCAATTCGTCTTCTGGTTCTTCGAGAAAACGAGCTAATGTACTTGGCTTAACGATTGGCATAGGGATAGGGCTTGCACTGCTTCTTGCTATTATTCTGCTCAAGATGTCAAAGAGGGAAGATAAGCCAgttgataattatgatgaggAACTCAGCAATAGGCCACACAGGTTATCCGAAGCCCTTGTTTCCTCGAAATTGGTTCTGTTTCATTCGGATTGCAAGGATCTAACTGTTGCGGATTTGTTAAAATCCACAAACAATTTCAATCAAGCAAATATTGTTGGTTGTGGTGGGTTTGGCCTTGTTTACAAGGCATATCTTCCGAATGGCACAAAAGCCGCCGTCAAGAGACTCTCCGGGGACTGTGGTCAGATGGAACGAGAATTCCAAGCCGAAGTAGAGGCCCTTTCAAGAGCTCAGCACAAGAACCTTGTTTCACTTAAAGGTTATTGTAAGCATGGCAATGACAGGCTGCTAATTTACTCTTACTTAGAGAATGGAAGCTTGGATTACTGGCTGCATGAAAGCGTGGACGGGAATTCGACTCTAAAATGGGACGTGAGGCTCAAGATTGCGCAAGGTGCAGCTCGCGGATTAGCTTACTTGCACAAGGGATGCGAACCATACATAGTGCACCGTGACGTTAAATCCAGCAACATACTGTTGGATGACAAGTTCGAAGCTCATTTGGCTGATTTCGGTCTCTCAAGGCTACTTCAACCTTACGACACTCATGTCACAACAGATTTAGTAGGGACATTAGGGTACATTCCTCCAGAATATAGTCAAACACTGACGGCAACCTTCCGGGGCGATGTTTATAGCTTCGGCGTGGTTCTTCTCGAGCTTCTTACGGGTAGAAGGCCTGTGGAAGTCATCAAGGGGAAGAATTGCAGGAACTTGGTGTCTTGGGTGTTTCAGATGAAATATGAGAACAAGGAGCAAGAGATCTTTGATCCAGCAATTTGGCACAAGGATCATGAGAAACAGCTCTTGGAGGTTCTTGCTATTGCAT belongs to Arachis duranensis cultivar V14167 chromosome 8, aradu.V14167.gnm2.J7QH, whole genome shotgun sequence and includes:
- the LOC107462601 gene encoding phytosulfokine receptor 2, whose product is MVILRCLSVTIILQWCMLACLLWQAISSSCDPLDSSALKEFAGNLTKNNFMTSWSNDVSCCKWYGVICGNVTGGGGGAASSRVTKLNLPGIGLNGTIPASLSKLDQLIFLNLSFNHLGGRLPVEFSNLKLLRILDLSHNMLSGPVSAAISGLQSIQVLNISSNSFDEDMLKLGEFPQLLALNMSNNSFNGRFNSRICSSSKGLQTLDLSANHLVGGLEGLDNCAKSLQQLHLDSNSFTGTLPDSLYSFSALEQFSVSANNLSGQLSRELSKLSSLTALVVSGNRFSGELPNVFQSLLNLEQLVAHANSFTGPLPSSLAFCSKLKVLDLKNNSLSGQIDLDFTGLSNLSTLDLATNHFNGSLPNSLSNCRELKVLSLARNGLTGRIPESYANLTMLSFVSISNNSLVDLSGALSVLKQCKNLTTLIFTKNFHGEEIPQNVTLGFESLLILAFGNCGLKGQIPPWISNCRKLGVLDLSWNNLNGSIPSWIGHMDSLFYLDLSNNSLTGGIPKSLTELRGLMSTNCTRPNLTVSSGIPLFVKRNKSASGLQYNQASSFPPSILLSNNMLSGSIWPEIGHLKDLHVLDLSRNNISGTIPSTISEMENLEMLDLSYNDLVGSIPESFNNLTFLSKFSVAYNRLQGKIPDGVQFYSFPSSSFEGNLGLCGSIDLPCKNVPSLKPNSSSGSSRKRANVLGLTIGIGIGLALLLAIILLKMSKREDKPVDNYDEELSNRPHRLSEALVSSKLVLFHSDCKDLTVADLLKSTNNFNQANIVGCGGFGLVYKAYLPNGTKAAVKRLSGDCGQMEREFQAEVEALSRAQHKNLVSLKGYCKHGNDRLLIYSYLENGSLDYWLHESVDGNSTLKWDVRLKIAQGAARGLAYLHKGCEPYIVHRDVKSSNILLDDKFEAHLADFGLSRLLQPYDTHVTTDLVGTLGYIPPEYSQTLTATFRGDVYSFGVVLLELLTGRRPVEVIKGKNCRNLVSWVFQMKYENKEQEIFDPAIWHKDHEKQLLEVLAIACKCLDQDPRMRPSIEVVVSWLDSVRFDVPQQ